GACGTCGACCACGGAGACCAGGTGGTCGAGGCCGTCGTCCCGGCGCGCCGCCCACACCGCCGCCGCCATCGTGATCACCGCCGAGACCAGGATCGCCACGCGCGGCACCCCGGAGTCGGTCCGCGACAGCACCCCCGGCAGCCGCCGGTCGCGGCCCATCGCGAACAGCAGCCGCCCGGCCGCCGCCTGCCCGGCCAGCGCCGCGAACGCCGCGCCGATCGCCTTGCTGACCGCGACCAGGTCGTGCAGCCACGTCCCCACCGACGCGTCCACGGCGTCGTAGAAGGCCGACCCCTGCCGCTCCGGCTCCGCCGCCAGCTGCGCCGACGACACGGGCTCGAGCAGCGCCACCAGATACGTCTGCGCCACGAACAGCACTCCCGCCAGCGCCAGGCAGAACAGCAGCGCCCGCGCGACCTTCGCCGACCCGCCGGTGACCTCCTCCGCGAACGTCGCGATCGCGTCGAAGCCCAGGTACGACAGCACCGCCACCGACACCGCGCCGACCACCGCCGACAGCGCGAAGGCCCCCTGCGTGCCGTCCCCGGACAGCGGCGACAGCCAGTCGCGCGCGGCCCCGTCCCGCGCCAGGACCACGATCGCCGCCACCACGAACACCACCAGGACCACGATCTCCATGGCGAGCACTAGGAAGCCCACCCGGGCCGCCGCCCGTACCCCCCACAGGTTCAGCAACGTCGTGACGATCACCGCGATCGCCGTCCACACCCACCGGGAGACCTCCGGAACCAGCGCCTCCATCGCGATCCCGGAGAACAGGTACGCCACCGCCGGGATGAGGACGTAGTCGAGCATCGCCATCCAGCCCGCGATGAACCCCGCCCCGTTGCCGAGCCCCACGCGCGCGTACGCGAACACCGACCCGGCCTGGGGGACCACCCGCACCATCTGCGCGTAGCTGAACGCGGTGAACGCCATCGCGATGGTGGCGACGACGTACACGAGCGCCACCGCGCCGTGCGACTTGGCGTCCAGCGTGCCGAACACGCCGACCGGCGCCATGGGCGCGATGAACAGCAGGCCGTAGACGACCAGGTCCCTGAAGCCCAGACTGCGCCGCAGCTGGTGTTCCTCACCGGCCCCTGGGGCCGTCGTACCGGTCTCCGACATCGTGCCTCCGCCAGCGCCTCGGACTCCGCCTCGGACTCCGCCTCGAACCGCGCATCGAACTCCGCCTCGGAATGTTCCCGTCAGTCTCCCCGGCAACGCCGTACCCACGCGATCTTTGACCCGCCGAACGCGGCCTTACGATGGGTGCCATGACTGCTTCGCCTGGCCGCCGTGTCCTGCTCGCCGCCCCCCGTGGCTACTGCGCGGGTGTGGACCGCGCCGTGATCGCCGTCGAGAAAGCCCTGGAGCAGTACGGGGCTCCGGTGTACGTCCGGCACGAGATCGTTCACAACAAGTACGTCGTCCAGACCCTGGAGAAGAAGGGCGCGATCTTCGTCGAGCAGACGGAGGAGGTCCCCCCGGGGAACATCGTGATGTTCTCCGCGCACGGCGTGGCGCCCGTCGTCCACGAGGAGGCCGAGCGCGGCCGGCTCGCCACCATCGACGCCACCTGCCCGCTCGTCACCAAGGTCCACAAGGAAGCCGTCCGCTTCGCCAACGACGACTACGACATCCTCCTGATCGGCCACGAGGGCCACGAGGAGGTCATCGGCACCTCCGGGGAGGCCCCCGACCACATCCAGCTCGTCGACGGCCCCGAGGACGTCGCGAAGGTCGAGGTCCGCGACCCCTCCAAGGTGGTCTGGCTCTCCCAGACGACCCTGTCCGTCGACGAGACCATGGAGACCGTCGACGCGCTCAAGGACAAGTTCCCGCAGCTCATCTCCCCGCCGAGCGACGACATCTGCTACGCCACGCAGAACCGCCAGCTCGCGGTCAAGCAGATGGGCGCCGAGGCCGACCTGGTGATCGTCGTCGGCTCGCGCAACTCCTCCAACTCCAAGCGCCTCGTCGAGGTCGCCAAGCAGGCGGGCGCCCGCGAGGCGTACCTCGTGGACTTCGCCGACGAGGCCGACGAGGCCTGGCTGGAGGGCGTGACCACGGTCGGCGTCACCTCCGGCGCGTCCGTCCCGGACATCCTGGTCGAGCAGGTCCTGGAGTGGCTGTCGCAGCGCGGCTTCGAGGACGTGGAGATCGTCAAGGCCGCCGAGGAGTCGATCACCTTCTCGCTGCCCAAGGAGCTCCGCCGCGACCTGCGCGAGGAGGCCGCGAGCCTGGCGGCGGAGCGGGGCGGCTCGGGTAACGCCGGGGCGTGACCGTCAGTCGCAGGCCGTAACGTGGGTGCCATGCAGATCTTCGGCGTGGACATCGGCGGATCCGGGATCAAGGGCGCCCCTGTGGACCTCGACAGGGGCGACCTGGCCCAGGAGCGCTGCAAGGTACTGACTCCGCAACCGGCGGACCCCGGCGGCGTGGCCGACGGGGTCAAGGAGGTCGTCGAGCACTTCGGCTGGACCGGTCCGGTCGGACTCACCTTCCCGGGCGTGGTGACCGGCGGCGCCATGGTCCGCACCGCGGCCAACGTCGACAAGAGCTGGGTCGACACGGACGCGCGGAGCCTGTTCGCGGAGCGGCTGGGCGGCCTGGACGTGACGGTCGTCAACGACGCGGACGCGGCGGGCGTCGCCGAGATGAACTTCGGCGCCGGGCGCGGCCGGCAGGGCACGGTCGTCCTGCTCACCTTCGGCACGGGCATCGGCAGTGCCGTCTTCCACGGCGGCGTCCTCGTCCCCAACACCGAGCTGGGGCACCTGGAGCTGGACGGCCACGACGCGGAGAAGCGCGCCTCCAGCAAGGTCAAGGAGGACCACGACCTGTCGTGGGAGCAGTGGGCCCACCGGGTGCGCAAGTACCTCGCCCACGTCGAGATGCTGTTCTCGCCGGAGCTGTTCATCATCGGCGGCGGGGTCAGCCGGAAGTCCCACAAGTTCCTGCACTACATCGAGGGCATCCAGGCGGAGATCGTCCCCGCCCAGCTCCAGAACAACGCGGGGATCGTCGGCGCGGCGATGCACGCGTCCCACTGACCGCGGCCCTCGCACCGTCCGCCGCGGGTCACCCCGGCGGACGGTTCCGGCCGGCGGCCCGCCGCCGGCGCATCAGCCGGATCCTGCGGACGATCACCGTCGACCCCGCGACCAGCGTCCCGCCGTACAGCCACCCGGCCTCGGTGGCCAGTGCGGTCACGATCCCCATCAGCCGCCCGCCGAGGCCGCCGTCCCCGCTCTCGGCCACGGGCACCAGCCCCACCGCGAAGGCGATCGGCACGACGACGGGGGCGGTCAGCAGGTCGCCCCGGCGGACCCAGACCGCGGTGAGCAGGCACACCGGCACGAACAGCACGCCGTAGACGGTCAGGGACGCTCCGAGGAGCAGCGCGTCGAGGTAGCCGAGCACGACCATGACGGCGGCGCAGAACAGACCGCTGCCCAGACCCGTCAGCCGCGGGTTGGGCATCGTGCGCCGGGCACCCGCCTCCCGCGCCGCCGCCGGACCGGGCCGGCCCGCCTGGCGCCCCGCGGCTCGCGCCGGACCGCCGCCCGCCCGCGGACCCGTCGGCCGCCCGACCGGACGGCCGGCAGCGGCGCCGCCCCGCCCCTGTGGGGGCAGCGCCGCCCGGCTCCGTCGCGGTCCGTACTGCGCAGGTCGCGTCCCGTGTTGCTCCACTGGACCAACTTAGGTCGGTTTATGTGCCGAATAGGCCGACAGACACGCCGTCGGCCAGACCTTGGCCAAGCGTTCGACACCACGCGGGGGCGGTACCGGCCACCCCGTAGACTGGTGGATCGGCCCCTGCCTGGCCCGCCCCACCTCCTCCGCATCCTCACGTACGGGAAGTCGCAACGTGTCGCTCACGATCGGAATCGTCGGTCTGCCGAATGTCGGCAAGTCGACCCTGTTCAACGCCCTGACCAAGAACGACGTGCTCGCGGCCAACTACCCGTTCGCCACGATCGAGCCCAACGTCGGCGTCGTGGGAGTCCCGGACCCCCGCCTGACGAAGCTGGCCGAGATCTTCTCCTCGGAGAAGGTCCTTCCGGCCACGGTCGACTTCGTGGACATCGCGGGCATCGTGCGCGGCGCGAGCGAGGGCGAGGGCCTGGGCAACAAGTTCCTCGCGAACATCCGCGAGTCCGACGCGATCTGCCAGGTCATCCGCGCCTTCAAGGACGAGAACGTCGTCCACGTCGACGGCAAGGTCTCGCCCAAGGACGACATCGAGACGATCAATACCGAGCTGATCCTCGCCGACCTCCAGACCATCGAGAAGGTCCTCCCGCGCCTCCAGAAGGAGTCCCGGATCAAGAAGGACGTCGTGCCGAAGGTCAAGGCCGTCGAGGAGGCCAAGGAGATCCTGGAGAAGGGCGACACGCTCTTCGCCCACGGCATCGTCCAGGGCACCGAGCGCAACGAGCTCCTCCACGACCTCCACCTCCTCACGACCAAGCCCTTCCTCTACGTCTTCAACGTCGACGAGGACGAGCTGACCGACGAGTCCTTCAAGAACGAGCAGCGCGCGCTGGTCGCCCCCGCCGAGGCGATCTTCCTCAACGCCAAGCTGGAGTCGGACCTCGCCGAGCTGGACGAGGACGAGGCCCTGGAGCTCCTCCAGTCCGTCGGCCAGGAGGAACCCGGCCTCGCCACCCTCGCCCACGTCGGCTTCCGCACCCTCGGCCTCCAGACCTACCTGACGGCCGGCCCCAAGGAATCCCGCGCCTGGACCATCAAGAAGGGCGCCACGGCCCCCGAGGCCGCGGGAGTCATCCACACCGACTTCCAGAAGGGCTTCATCAAGGCCGAGGTCATCTCCTACGACGACCTGGTCACCACGGGCTCGGTGACGGAGGCCCGCGCGAAGGGCAAGGCGCGGATGGAGGGCAAGGAGTATGTGATGCGGGACGGCGACGTGGTGGAGTTCCGCTTCAACGTGTAGTGGAGAGACGGGGGCCCGTGTCGACACGGCGGCGCGTATTCTGCCGCCGTGTCGCTGCGCTTTGAGACTCGTGGGTCCGACTCGTCGTGGGTCGACGCCGTGTGGACCTGCCGGAGTGAGCGGGTGACGGGGATGACCTCCGTCGCCGGGGTGCGCTGGGGCCTGGTGTTCTGGGAGCAGGGCGGGCGGGCTTTCGCGGGGGTGACCGGGCCCGGGACCCGGGCCGGTACGGCGCCGGTGCCGGAGGGGGCGCGGTTCACCGGGATCGAGTTCGCCGTGGGTACGTCGTTGCGGGCCGTGCCCGTGCCGGGGCTGGTCGACGGGGGTCTCGTGCTGCCCGACACCACGCGGCGGACGTTCCGGCTGGACGGAGGGCGCTGGGAGACGCCCGGGGCCGATGACGCCGAGGCTCTGGTCGAGCGTCTGGTCAGGGACGGAGTGCTGGTTCGCGATCCGGTCGTCGCCGAGGTGCTCCGGGGGGCTCGACCGGACGTCTCCGGGCGTACGGTCGAGCGGCGGTTCCGGGCCGCGACCGGGCTGACCAGGGGCGCCGTCCGGCAGATCGAGCGGGCCCGCACGGCGGCGGAGCTGCTGGCGGCCGGGGAGCCGACCGCCGATGTCGTCGGCAAGCTGGAGTACTTCGACGAGCCGCACCTGGCTCGGGCCCTGCGTGTGTATGTCGGGCGCACCGCCGGGCAGTTGCGCGACGGTGCCGGTGGTGCGATCGCCCTCGACCTGGATCAGCGCGCGGGTCAGCGCTTGACGTCGTAGACCAGCTTCAGGATGCCGTTCGAGTAGCTCTGCGACTCCCGCAGCGTCAGCATCTGCTTGTCGCGGTCGGACCGGCCGAACAGGCTCTTCCCGGCACCGAGCAGCGTGGGGAAGACGAGCAGGTTGTACTGGTCGATCAGGCCCGCGTCCGAGAGCCGCCGGGCGAGTTCCGCGCTTCCGTGGATGAAGATCCCGCCTCCCTCGCCCTCCTTGAGCGCGGCGACGTCCTCGGTCGAGCGCAGGATGGTCGTCGGCCCCCACCCGTCGACGAGGGCGTCGTCGGACAGCGTGGTCGAGACGACGTACTTGGGCATCTCCTTGTAGGCGGCGTGGTCCTCCGAGCCGGGCCAGACCGGCGCGAACGCCTCGTAGCTGCGGCGGCCGAACATCAGCGCCGTCGTGTCGGCCAGCTCCTCGGCCTTCAGCGACCAGGCCTCCGGCACGAACTCGAGGTCCTTGAAGACCCAGCCGCCGCTGCGGTGCCCCTCACTGGGCCCGCCGCCGGGTGAGTCCACGACGCCGTCGAGCGACATGAAGCCGGTGTAGACCAAGTCACGCATGGTGGTGTCTCCTCTGGGTGGTCGGCGAGCTGTTGAGGCCACGTTAGAACGGGGCCCGGGGGCTCGTCTTGGACGGAAACGACACCGGGGAGGGCCGAGGGAGGTATCCGTGGTGGCCACCGGGTCGCCCACGGCCCCGCCCCGCCCCGCCCGTCGCCCTGCACCCCGATCCCCCGTACCGCGTTCGCGATGACCTGGACGGACGCCTGCACGCCACGGCGTGGCGCTCGGGCCGTCCGCGGCGCCACCGGGGGCGCTGTCGGTGACCCGACGGCGGCGGCCCGGGGCGGCCCCTACCGGGTGAGGGTCGTCTCCAGCGCGCACTCGGCGGCCGCCACGACCGTCCGTGCCTGGTGTTCCACCTGATGGGACACGGGCACCCAGCGCAGCCGCAGCGCCTGCTCGAAGTCGTCGCACCACGCGGTGAACAGGCCGCTCAGCTCCCGGTGCAGTCCCGGGGCGGCCCGGTCGTCCGACGCCTCGAGGAGTCGCAGCAGCAGGCCCGCCGCGCGCAGTGGCTGGCGTCGGGCGACGACGTCGAGGGCGCAGACCTCGGCCCTGGTCAGGGGCGCGGGCCCGCCGGTGCGGGAGGCGTCGGCCGTCTGCCGGGCCAGCCGGGTCCAGGAGTCGGCGACCAGGTCGTACAGGTCGTCGGCCATCCACTCCAGTACGCGCCGGGGCGGGTCGTCCTCGGCCGGGGGCAGGAATCCGCGGGCCTGGTCGAAGACGGCGGTCACCTGTCGGCCGCTCTCGCGGACCAGCCCGGACAGGTCCCGCAGGACGTGTGCGGCCTCCGGATGCGGGGAGAGGTCGTCGGCCAGGTCGGTGGCCCACATGGGCACTTCGACGATCGCCGTGACCCCGCCGTACCGCTGGGGCGCGCACCAGGTGGACAGCCCGATGTTCTCGGACCCGGCCGCCAGGCGTGCGGCGCTGTCCGGCGGTGGCAGGACGTGGATCCCGGGAGCGGGGTTGTCCCAGTACAGGGCGTCGTACGTGCCGTGCTGGACCGGGATGCCGAGTTCGGCCGCGGAGGTCCCGAAGGGTGCGGCGAGTGAGGGGAGGTCGCGGGTCAGCTGGACCCAGCCGCCGCCCGCGTCGACGTTGTGCAGGGAGCACTGGAGGTGGGGACGCAGCTCCTCGATGACGTCGAACAGGGCCCGGCTCTCGGGGAGTCGTCGCGAGACGATCGGCGCCCACTCCGGCTGCTCCGCGGCGACCGGACGGAAGGCGGCCCGGTAGTAACCGGCCAAGGTGTGGTCGGGGCCGGCGGTCGCCGCCTCGATGCCGTCGCTCAGCGCGGCGCCGTCCGGGTCGAGGCACAGGACGATGTCCCAGGTGACGAGGGAGGGGTCGGTCGCCGCGGACCGTCCGTCGCCCCGCGCCACCCACTCGGCCAGCACCAGAGCGGTCGCGCCGCCGACCGGCTCGTCCGGGTGCGGCCGCGCGACCACCAGGACGTGGCGCGGCCCGTGCCCCACGGACAGCATCTCGATCGCTCGTCCGGCGCGGGACACACCGATGCGGCGCAGGCGGCAGGCCCCGGGGAACCGGGCGACCAGCCGCCGCGCCGACTCGGTGACTTCCGCGACCGTGGGGTAGCGGTTCATCGTGCGGTGCGTCGCCACGTTCGTCGCGCGGTTCATCGCGTACGGCTCCGCGTCGACTCGCGTACCGGGTCAGGAACCGCCGTTGCCACCGCTGTCGCCGGTGGTCTCCTTCTTGTCCAGCGGACGGATCTCGATCTTGTTCGCCATGCCGTCTCCTCCCCGTGGGATCGTGGCGCACCGTGTCCGGTGTGCTCTTGTCAGCGTTCGCTCACCGGGTCACTGTTGTCAACGTCCGTTGTTGTCGGGGTGGTTGGGGCTGGCGAGATTGGCGCGAAAATGACGGTTCCCGCGATGCGGCGGCCCCGGGCTATCGCGGGCCCCTCGTCAGCGTCGGGGTCTTCACACCGGGCCGGGGCGCCTGCTGGGAGTGCCTGCGCGACGCCGAGATCGAGCGGCGCGACCTGCGGCTCGCGCCCGGCCAGGACGAGGACGTCGCCTCACCCCGGATGCCGTGGAATCCGGCCAACGCGGTGACCGCGGGCCTCTCCGGCGGACTGCTGGCGCACGCCGCTCTGATGCTGCTGTGCGGCGTCCCGCGGATCGAGCCCGGATGCCGGTTCGGCCTCAACCTCATGCTGCCCGGCGACCCGATCGAGCAGCGCGCGGAGCGGCACCCCGACTGCCCGGCCTGCGGGGCGCGTCAGGCGGACGGCACCCCCACGGACCCCTCGTGACGGACACCGCCGCCGACGACCAGCCCCGGATCGACCCGTCGACCCGCGTCCGGCTGCACGACCTGGCGGTACGGCGGGACCGGGACGAGTGGATCGTCGGCCGCCTGAGCACCCGCACCTTCGTCGCGCTTCCGGCGGCCGGGGCGCGCGCGGTGGAACTCCTGGGCGAGGGGTGCAGCGTGGCCCGTACCGCCCGGACCCTGCGCGCCGAGACCGGCGAGGATTTCGAGGTCACGGAATTCGTCGGGGATCTGACCGCGCTGGGCTTCGTGGCGCGGATCGGGGACCGTCCGGTGCCGGACCCGACACCGCCGCGCGCGTCACTTCCGTGGCTGCGCCCCCACCGGGTCCGGCTCGCCCTGCACCCGGCGCTGCCGGTGCTCGTCGGCGTACTGCTGACGGCCGCCGTCGTCGTCCTGTTCCGCCGGCCCGACCTGGTACCGGGCTACCGCGACCTGCTGTGGAGCCCGCACGGCAGCGTGGTGCTGCTCAGTGGGGCGGCGGCCGGGTGGACGCTGCTGCTCGCCCATGAGCTGGCTCATCTGGTCACCGCCCGTGCCGCGGGTGTGCCGGGACGGATGCGGCTGGGCACCCGGCTCCAGTTCCTCGTCATGCAGAC
The Streptomyces sp. NBC_01723 genome window above contains:
- the ychF gene encoding redox-regulated ATPase YchF, with product MSLTIGIVGLPNVGKSTLFNALTKNDVLAANYPFATIEPNVGVVGVPDPRLTKLAEIFSSEKVLPATVDFVDIAGIVRGASEGEGLGNKFLANIRESDAICQVIRAFKDENVVHVDGKVSPKDDIETINTELILADLQTIEKVLPRLQKESRIKKDVVPKVKAVEEAKEILEKGDTLFAHGIVQGTERNELLHDLHLLTTKPFLYVFNVDEDELTDESFKNEQRALVAPAEAIFLNAKLESDLAELDEDEALELLQSVGQEEPGLATLAHVGFRTLGLQTYLTAGPKESRAWTIKKGATAPEAAGVIHTDFQKGFIKAEVISYDDLVTTGSVTEARAKGKARMEGKEYVMRDGDVVEFRFNV
- a CDS encoding 4-hydroxy-3-methylbut-2-enyl diphosphate reductase encodes the protein MGAMTASPGRRVLLAAPRGYCAGVDRAVIAVEKALEQYGAPVYVRHEIVHNKYVVQTLEKKGAIFVEQTEEVPPGNIVMFSAHGVAPVVHEEAERGRLATIDATCPLVTKVHKEAVRFANDDYDILLIGHEGHEEVIGTSGEAPDHIQLVDGPEDVAKVEVRDPSKVVWLSQTTLSVDETMETVDALKDKFPQLISPPSDDICYATQNRQLAVKQMGAEADLVIVVGSRNSSNSKRLVEVAKQAGAREAYLVDFADEADEAWLEGVTTVGVTSGASVPDILVEQVLEWLSQRGFEDVEIVKAAEESITFSLPKELRRDLREEAASLAAERGGSGNAGA
- a CDS encoding helix-turn-helix domain-containing protein — protein: MSLRFETRGSDSSWVDAVWTCRSERVTGMTSVAGVRWGLVFWEQGGRAFAGVTGPGTRAGTAPVPEGARFTGIEFAVGTSLRAVPVPGLVDGGLVLPDTTRRTFRLDGGRWETPGADDAEALVERLVRDGVLVRDPVVAEVLRGARPDVSGRTVERRFRAATGLTRGAVRQIERARTAAELLAAGEPTADVVGKLEYFDEPHLARALRVYVGRTAGQLRDGAGGAIALDLDQRAGQRLTS
- a CDS encoding M14 family zinc carboxypeptidase, which gives rise to MNRYPTVAEVTESARRLVARFPGACRLRRIGVSRAGRAIEMLSVGHGPRHVLVVARPHPDEPVGGATALVLAEWVARGDGRSAATDPSLVTWDIVLCLDPDGAALSDGIEAATAGPDHTLAGYYRAAFRPVAAEQPEWAPIVSRRLPESRALFDVIEELRPHLQCSLHNVDAGGGWVQLTRDLPSLAAPFGTSAAELGIPVQHGTYDALYWDNPAPGIHVLPPPDSAARLAAGSENIGLSTWCAPQRYGGVTAIVEVPMWATDLADDLSPHPEAAHVLRDLSGLVRESGRQVTAVFDQARGFLPPAEDDPPRRVLEWMADDLYDLVADSWTRLARQTADASRTGGPAPLTRAEVCALDVVARRQPLRAAGLLLRLLEASDDRAAPGLHRELSGLFTAWCDDFEQALRLRWVPVSHQVEHQARTVVAAAECALETTLTR
- the ppgK gene encoding polyphosphate--glucose phosphotransferase, producing MQIFGVDIGGSGIKGAPVDLDRGDLAQERCKVLTPQPADPGGVADGVKEVVEHFGWTGPVGLTFPGVVTGGAMVRTAANVDKSWVDTDARSLFAERLGGLDVTVVNDADAAGVAEMNFGAGRGRQGTVVLLTFGTGIGSAVFHGGVLVPNTELGHLELDGHDAEKRASSKVKEDHDLSWEQWAHRVRKYLAHVEMLFSPELFIIGGGVSRKSHKFLHYIEGIQAEIVPAQLQNNAGIVGAAMHASH
- a CDS encoding DUF6542 domain-containing protein produces the protein MEQHGTRPAQYGPRRSRAALPPQGRGGAAAGRPVGRPTGPRAGGGPARAAGRQAGRPGPAAAREAGARRTMPNPRLTGLGSGLFCAAVMVVLGYLDALLLGASLTVYGVLFVPVCLLTAVWVRRGDLLTAPVVVPIAFAVGLVPVAESGDGGLGGRLMGIVTALATEAGWLYGGTLVAGSTVIVRRIRLMRRRRAAGRNRPPG
- a CDS encoding dihydrofolate reductase family protein, with the protein product MRDLVYTGFMSLDGVVDSPGGGPSEGHRSGGWVFKDLEFVPEAWSLKAEELADTTALMFGRRSYEAFAPVWPGSEDHAAYKEMPKYVVSTTLSDDALVDGWGPTTILRSTEDVAALKEGEGGGIFIHGSAELARRLSDAGLIDQYNLLVFPTLLGAGKSLFGRSDRDKQMLTLRESQSYSNGILKLVYDVKR
- a CDS encoding APC family permease; translation: MSETGTTAPGAGEEHQLRRSLGFRDLVVYGLLFIAPMAPVGVFGTLDAKSHGAVALVYVVATIAMAFTAFSYAQMVRVVPQAGSVFAYARVGLGNGAGFIAGWMAMLDYVLIPAVAYLFSGIAMEALVPEVSRWVWTAIAVIVTTLLNLWGVRAAARVGFLVLAMEIVVLVVFVVAAIVVLARDGAARDWLSPLSGDGTQGAFALSAVVGAVSVAVLSYLGFDAIATFAEEVTGGSAKVARALLFCLALAGVLFVAQTYLVALLEPVSSAQLAAEPERQGSAFYDAVDASVGTWLHDLVAVSKAIGAAFAALAGQAAAGRLLFAMGRDRRLPGVLSRTDSGVPRVAILVSAVITMAAAVWAARRDDGLDHLVSVVDVGALTAFTLLHASVVGWFVVRRGDAPVNWWKHLVVPVLGAAITIAVIVEASGSAQVVGAIWLAVGLVVLAAQARGRRAAGM